Proteins encoded within one genomic window of Amycolatopsis sp. 2-15:
- a CDS encoding glycosyltransferase family 4 protein — MKIGIVCPYSFDVPGGVQGHVIDLARALIARGHHVSVLAPADEDAVLPDFVHPAGKALGIPYNGSVARLQFGPVSYARVRRWIRENGFDVLHLHEPAAPSLSLLALKVADGPIVATFHTATTRSRTLAAFQPVLRPLLEKITARIAVSALARRVQVEHAGGDAVEIPNGVDAEFFARAMPLEGYPRAGGTVGFVGRFTEPRKGMDVLLEASRRLLPEFEDLRLLVVGRGDPDQLRRMAGPELWPHVELLGQVDDATKARALRSVDVYCAPNTGGESFGMILTEAMASGTPVLASGLDSFRRVLDDGKAGQLAATGDAGALADGLRELLGDPARRASLAAAAGEHVMAYDWSVVVTQVLRVYETAIAADPRLVAPAEREFAR; from the coding sequence CTGAAGATCGGGATCGTGTGCCCCTACTCGTTCGACGTGCCGGGTGGGGTGCAGGGCCACGTGATCGACCTCGCGCGGGCGCTCATCGCGCGGGGGCACCACGTGTCCGTGCTGGCGCCGGCCGACGAGGACGCGGTGCTGCCCGACTTCGTGCACCCCGCGGGCAAGGCGCTCGGCATCCCGTACAACGGCTCGGTCGCGCGGCTGCAGTTCGGCCCCGTCTCCTACGCGCGGGTGCGGCGCTGGATCCGCGAGAACGGGTTCGACGTGCTGCACCTGCACGAACCGGCCGCGCCCAGCCTGTCGCTGCTCGCCCTGAAGGTGGCCGACGGGCCGATCGTCGCGACCTTCCACACGGCGACCACCCGCTCGCGCACGCTCGCGGCTTTCCAGCCCGTGCTGCGGCCGCTGCTGGAGAAGATCACCGCGCGCATCGCGGTGTCGGCGCTGGCCCGCCGGGTACAGGTCGAGCACGCCGGGGGCGACGCCGTGGAGATCCCCAACGGTGTCGACGCCGAGTTCTTCGCCCGCGCCATGCCGCTGGAGGGCTACCCGCGCGCGGGCGGCACGGTCGGGTTCGTCGGCCGGTTCACCGAACCCCGCAAGGGCATGGACGTGCTGCTGGAGGCGTCGCGGCGGCTGCTGCCCGAGTTCGAGGACCTGAGGTTGCTCGTGGTCGGCCGCGGCGACCCGGACCAGCTCCGGCGCATGGCCGGCCCCGAGCTGTGGCCGCACGTCGAGCTGCTCGGCCAGGTCGACGACGCCACGAAGGCGCGCGCGTTGCGCAGCGTCGACGTGTACTGCGCGCCGAACACCGGCGGCGAGAGCTTCGGCATGATCCTCACCGAGGCCATGGCCTCGGGCACGCCGGTGCTGGCCAGCGGGCTCGACTCGTTCCGCCGCGTGCTCGACGACGGCAAGGCCGGGCAGCTCGCGGCGACCGGCGACGCCGGCGCGCTCGCCGACGGCCTGCGCGAGCTGCTCGGCGACCCGGCGCGGCGCGCGTCGCTGGCCGCGGCGGCGGGGGAACACGTGATGGCGTACGACTGGTCGGTCGTCGTCACCCAGGTGCTGCGCGTGTACGAGACCGCGATCGCCGCCGACCCGAGGCTGGTCGCCCCGGCGGAACGGGAGTTCGCGCGGTGA
- a CDS encoding AzlD domain-containing protein, whose amino-acid sequence MDGVDLLIATAVLAAGTFAFRCAGPVLRTRVRLSPRAQRLMALSAVVLLAALVATSVLTEGHAFAGIARPAGVLVGGVLAWRKAPFVAVVVAAAATAALLRLAGVP is encoded by the coding sequence ATGGACGGCGTCGACCTCCTGATCGCCACCGCGGTCCTCGCGGCCGGCACCTTCGCCTTCCGCTGCGCCGGGCCGGTGCTGCGCACGCGGGTGCGCCTCTCCCCTCGCGCCCAGCGGCTAATGGCGCTCTCGGCCGTCGTCCTGCTGGCCGCGCTGGTCGCGACGAGTGTGCTGACGGAAGGGCATGCGTTCGCCGGCATCGCCCGGCCGGCCGGCGTGCTGGTCGGCGGGGTGCTCGCGTGGCGCAAGGCCCCGTTCGTGGCCGTGGTCGTGGCCGCCGCGGCGACGGCGGCGTTGCTGCGGCTGGCCGGGGTGCCTTGA
- the pdxS gene encoding pyridoxal 5'-phosphate synthase lyase subunit PdxS → MAEMLKGGVIMDVVTAEQAKIAEDAGAVAVMALERVPADIRAQGGVARMSDPDLIDGIIETVSIPVMAKARIGHFVEAQVLQSLGVDYIDESEVLTPADYANHIDKWAFTVPFVCGATNLGEALRRITEGAAMIRSKGEAGTGDVSNATTHMRQIRAEIRKLSSLPEDELFVAAKELQAPYELVKEVAQNGKLPVVLFTAGGIATPADAAMMMQLGAEGVFVGSGIFKSGNPAQRAEAIVKATTFYDDPDVLAKVSRGLGEAMVGINVEELPEPHRLAERGW, encoded by the coding sequence ATGGCGGAGATGCTCAAGGGCGGCGTGATCATGGACGTGGTCACCGCCGAGCAGGCGAAGATCGCCGAGGACGCCGGCGCGGTCGCGGTGATGGCGCTCGAGCGCGTGCCCGCCGACATCCGCGCCCAGGGCGGCGTCGCGCGCATGAGCGACCCGGACCTGATCGACGGCATCATCGAGACCGTCTCGATCCCGGTCATGGCGAAGGCCCGCATCGGCCACTTCGTCGAGGCACAGGTGCTGCAGTCGCTCGGCGTCGACTACATCGACGAGTCCGAGGTGCTCACGCCCGCCGACTACGCCAACCACATCGACAAGTGGGCCTTCACCGTCCCCTTCGTCTGCGGTGCGACCAACCTGGGCGAGGCGCTGCGCCGGATCACCGAGGGCGCGGCGATGATCCGCTCCAAGGGCGAGGCCGGCACCGGTGACGTCTCCAACGCCACCACGCACATGCGCCAGATCCGCGCGGAGATCCGCAAGCTGTCCTCGCTGCCCGAAGACGAGCTGTTCGTCGCGGCGAAGGAGCTGCAGGCACCGTACGAGCTGGTCAAGGAGGTCGCGCAGAACGGCAAACTGCCGGTAGTGCTCTTCACCGCGGGCGGCATCGCGACCCCGGCCGACGCGGCGATGATGATGCAGCTCGGCGCCGAGGGCGTGTTCGTGGGCTCGGGCATCTTCAAGTCCGGCAACCCCGCGCAGCGCGCCGAGGCCATCGTCAAGGCGACGACGTTCTACGACGACCCCGACGTGCTGGCCAAGGTCTCGCGCGGCCTTGGCGAGGCGATGGTGGGCATCAACGTCGAGGAGCTGCCGGAGCCGCACCGCCTCGCCGAGCGCGGCTGGTAG
- a CDS encoding AzlC family ABC transporter permease, with product MRSIWRTLDRELTRDIALVCVADGLVGVSYGAIAVSSGFPLWAPMLMSLLVFAGASQFMLVGIIAGGGNPLAAVVAGLLVNARHLPFGFAIGDVFGSKWAARIAGSHLMIDESVAFALAQRDSGRRRAAYWACGAGLFVSWNAGCLAGAFAGTAISDTAAFGLDAAFPAVLLALVLPSLRDRATRLPVAVGVVVALVATPFLPAGLPVLLALAGVLVGVVAKEPTTLEGAH from the coding sequence ATGCGTTCGATTTGGCGAACACTCGACCGGGAGCTGACCCGGGACATCGCGCTCGTCTGTGTGGCCGACGGCCTCGTGGGCGTCTCCTACGGCGCCATCGCGGTGAGCTCGGGCTTCCCGCTGTGGGCTCCGATGCTGATGTCGCTGCTGGTCTTCGCCGGCGCGTCGCAGTTCATGCTGGTGGGCATCATCGCCGGCGGCGGCAACCCGCTGGCCGCCGTGGTCGCGGGCCTGCTGGTGAACGCGCGGCACCTGCCGTTCGGCTTCGCGATCGGCGACGTGTTCGGCTCGAAGTGGGCCGCCCGCATCGCCGGCAGCCACCTGATGATCGACGAGTCGGTGGCCTTCGCACTGGCCCAGCGGGATTCCGGGCGCCGTCGCGCCGCCTACTGGGCGTGCGGCGCGGGCCTGTTCGTCTCGTGGAACGCCGGCTGCCTCGCGGGCGCCTTCGCGGGCACCGCGATCAGCGACACCGCCGCGTTCGGGTTGGACGCCGCGTTCCCGGCCGTGCTGCTGGCCCTCGTGCTGCCGTCGTTGCGCGACCGCGCCACCCGGCTGCCCGTCGCCGTGGGCGTGGTCGTCGCTCTGGTGGCGACCCCGTTCCTGCCCGCGGGCCTCCCGGTGCTGCTGGCGCTGGCCGGCGTGCTCGTCGGCGTCGTGGCCAAGGAACCGACGACACTGGAAGGAGCCCACTGA
- a CDS encoding DUF5937 family protein has protein sequence MLELAWSADELARTRLAFSPLWEIVASVRVLARPGEHALHLPWVRKASGALAEAGIDVSPLADLVAGRSVPRFLTPTPASPVPQLADELADLRDVAPRAVRRELEAMEPPRSAALTRLHRDPEAGLDRLAGLMERYWAVALAPAWPRMRALLEGDVLHRSRLLAAGAAEDLFHDLAPAVHWAEGALIVAQRLVPAAGAPHGHGLVLAPSVFVWPRVISRTHAGRQPVLRYPARGVAGLWETGGTSSSAALRGVLGRSRSALLTSLTTPADVSELARRTGLKEGVVAKHLQLLCSAGLVATAPDGVHSRTVAADAVVTAAAG, from the coding sequence GTGCTGGAGCTGGCGTGGTCGGCGGACGAACTCGCGCGAACGAGGCTCGCGTTCTCCCCGTTGTGGGAAATCGTGGCGAGCGTCCGGGTACTGGCCCGGCCGGGGGAGCACGCGCTGCACCTGCCGTGGGTGCGCAAGGCGTCGGGCGCGCTGGCCGAAGCGGGGATCGACGTCTCGCCGCTCGCCGATCTCGTGGCCGGCCGCTCGGTGCCGCGGTTCCTCACGCCCACGCCGGCTTCGCCGGTGCCACAGCTGGCCGACGAGCTCGCGGACCTGCGCGACGTCGCCCCGCGCGCGGTGCGGCGCGAGCTGGAGGCGATGGAACCGCCGCGCTCGGCCGCGCTGACCCGCCTGCACCGCGACCCGGAGGCGGGGCTCGACCGGCTCGCGGGGCTGATGGAGCGGTACTGGGCGGTGGCGCTGGCGCCCGCGTGGCCGCGCATGCGGGCCCTGTTGGAAGGCGATGTGCTGCACCGCTCGCGCCTGCTTGCCGCCGGCGCGGCGGAGGACCTGTTCCACGACCTCGCGCCCGCCGTCCACTGGGCCGAGGGCGCGCTGATCGTCGCCCAGCGCCTCGTGCCCGCCGCGGGCGCGCCGCACGGCCACGGGCTCGTGCTGGCGCCGTCGGTGTTCGTCTGGCCGCGCGTGATCTCGCGGACCCACGCGGGCCGCCAGCCCGTGCTGCGTTACCCGGCCCGCGGGGTCGCCGGCCTGTGGGAAACGGGCGGTACCTCGTCGTCGGCGGCCCTGCGCGGGGTGCTCGGCCGCAGTCGCAGCGCGCTCCTCACTTCACTGACCACGCCGGCGGACGTCAGCGAGCTGGCGCGCCGCACGGGCCTGAAGGAGGGCGTCGTCGCGAAGCACCTGCAGCTCCTGTGCAGCGCCGGCTTGGTCGCCACGGCCCCCGACGGCGTGCACTCCCGCACGGTCGCCGCAGACGCCGTGGTGACCGCGGCAGCCGGCTGA
- a CDS encoding helix-turn-helix domain-containing protein — protein MSQETNGAPLEIIAASLRRERTRAGLSLTEVARRAGLAKSTLSQLESGSGNPSVETLWALGVALDVPFSRLVEPERPQVRVIRAGKGPTVFAEHADYACTLLSACPPSARRDMYVIRAEPGTPRRSDPHMNGVVEHIVICAGRARVGVRDDPVELLPGDYICYPGDVPHIFEALEPGTFGVEISEYS, from the coding sequence ATGTCGCAGGAGACCAATGGCGCGCCGCTGGAGATCATCGCCGCGTCGCTGCGGCGCGAGCGCACTCGCGCGGGCCTGTCGCTCACCGAGGTCGCTCGCCGCGCCGGCCTGGCGAAGTCGACGCTCTCGCAGCTGGAGTCCGGCTCGGGCAACCCGAGCGTGGAGACGTTGTGGGCCCTCGGCGTGGCGCTCGACGTGCCGTTCTCCCGGCTCGTGGAACCCGAACGGCCCCAGGTCCGCGTGATTCGCGCGGGCAAGGGGCCGACGGTGTTCGCCGAGCACGCCGACTACGCGTGCACGCTGCTGTCCGCGTGCCCGCCTTCGGCGCGCCGGGACATGTACGTGATCCGCGCGGAGCCGGGCACTCCGCGCAGGTCGGACCCGCACATGAACGGCGTGGTCGAGCACATCGTGATCTGCGCCGGGCGGGCCCGCGTCGGCGTGCGCGACGACCCGGTCGAGCTGCTGCCCGGCGACTACATCTGCTATCCCGGGGACGTGCCGCACATCTTCGAGGCACTGGAGCCCGGCACGTTCGGGGTGGAGATCTCCGAGTACTCGTGA
- a CDS encoding NUDIX hydrolase produces MTWLAWLIPLLAAIVVLGGLFLVATANRLDRLHVRMDAGWAALDAALARRAVVARAVAALLDGTGPGLHAAAERAERASRAEREADENELTLRLGAIDRTTLPPVLAEELTDAEHRVVIARRVHNDAVRDTLALRRRRKVRYFRLAGTAPLPEYFEFAEPDV; encoded by the coding sequence GTGACCTGGCTCGCGTGGCTGATCCCCTTGCTGGCCGCGATCGTGGTGCTGGGCGGGCTTTTCCTCGTCGCGACGGCCAACCGCCTCGACCGCCTCCACGTGCGCATGGACGCCGGCTGGGCCGCGCTCGACGCGGCGCTGGCGCGGCGCGCGGTGGTCGCTCGGGCCGTCGCGGCCCTGCTGGACGGCACCGGCCCCGGGCTGCACGCCGCGGCCGAGCGGGCCGAACGCGCGTCCCGCGCCGAACGCGAAGCCGACGAAAACGAGCTGACTCTGCGCCTCGGGGCCATCGACCGGACGACGCTGCCTCCCGTGCTGGCCGAGGAGCTCACCGACGCCGAGCACCGCGTGGTCATCGCTCGCCGCGTGCACAACGACGCCGTGCGCGACACGCTCGCGCTGCGGCGCCGGCGGAAAGTGCGGTACTTCAGGCTCGCCGGGACGGCGCCGCTGCCGGAGTACTTCGAGTTCGCCGAACCTGACGTGTGA
- a CDS encoding phosphatidylinositol mannoside acyltransferase, translating to MSALSQRLGEFGYTAGWQLARRMPGPIGTAVFALGADLATRRGGGGVRQLRANLARVVPQADEPELDELVRRAMRSYSRYWYETFRLPSMDRAEVISKVGAAITGVENIDAALAEGNGAVIALPHSGNWDAIGVWLADRLGGFTTVVERLKPESLFNRFVAYRESLGFEIVPLTGDSAAMRLLLKRLRENKVVCLVGDRDLTSSGVPVRFFGERTRMPAGPARLAATTGAALLPVGSWFSEDGWQVRVHPRIRVTARAEVPAATQALADAFAGDIAAHPADWHMLQKIWLADLEAGERASLEEVG from the coding sequence CAGCTCGCCCGCCGGATGCCCGGGCCGATCGGGACGGCGGTGTTCGCGCTGGGCGCCGACCTCGCCACCCGCCGCGGCGGCGGAGGCGTGCGGCAGCTGCGCGCCAACCTCGCGCGGGTCGTGCCGCAGGCCGACGAGCCGGAGCTCGACGAGCTCGTCCGCCGGGCCATGCGGTCGTACTCACGGTACTGGTACGAGACGTTCCGGCTCCCGTCGATGGACCGCGCCGAGGTGATCTCCAAGGTCGGCGCGGCGATCACGGGAGTCGAGAACATCGACGCCGCCCTCGCCGAGGGCAACGGCGCGGTGATCGCGCTGCCGCACAGCGGAAACTGGGACGCGATCGGAGTGTGGCTGGCCGACCGGCTCGGCGGGTTCACCACGGTCGTCGAACGACTGAAGCCCGAGTCGCTGTTCAACCGGTTCGTGGCCTACCGCGAGTCGCTCGGGTTCGAGATCGTGCCGCTCACCGGCGACAGCGCGGCGATGCGCTTGCTGCTGAAACGCCTGCGGGAGAACAAGGTCGTGTGTCTCGTCGGCGACCGCGACCTCACTTCGAGCGGGGTCCCCGTGCGGTTCTTCGGCGAGCGCACGCGCATGCCCGCGGGCCCGGCGCGGCTCGCCGCCACGACCGGGGCCGCGCTGCTGCCCGTCGGCTCGTGGTTCAGCGAGGACGGCTGGCAGGTCCGCGTGCATCCGCGCATCCGCGTCACCGCGCGCGCCGAGGTGCCCGCGGCCACTCAGGCGCTGGCCGATGCGTTCGCCGGCGACATCGCGGCGCACCCGGCCGACTGGCACATGCTGCAGAAGATCTGGCTCGCCGACCTCGAGGCCGGCGAGCGCGCCAGCCTCGAAGAAGTGGGCTGA
- a CDS encoding elongation factor G-like protein EF-G2 translates to MADKQSRSTDTGAAVAVADPAQVRNVVLVGPSGSGKTTLTEALLAASGTVQRAGSVVEGTTVCDHDPAAVRQQRSVGLSVAPVLHQGHKINLIDTPGYADFVGELRAGLRAADAALFVVCAAEGVDAATVAVWEECASVGMPRAVIVSRLDHHRADALAEIAACQAAFGAGVLPLYLPARDGLVGLITQRYFDYSAGYPPRIGEPDPADLAGLEEARNELIEGIIAESEDETLMERYLGGEEISEDTLIADLETAVARGSFHPVIPVCATSGIGLAEVLDGIVRAFPSPLEHTPPGVTTPDGGPHGDLTADPEGPLAAEVVRTAADSYVGRVSLVRVFSGTLRPENAVHVSGHGLAERGHEDHDADERVAHLYSPLGSSLREVPYCVAGDLCALTKVGSAETGDTVSSPDDPLVMKPWRMPEPLLPVAIIAKTRSDEDTLSRNLSRLVAGDPTLRLDRNAETGQLVLWCMGEAHADVVLSRLRAGGADVDTEPVRISLRATFSRPARGHGRHVKQSGGHGQFAVCDIEVEPLPRGSGFEFVDKVVGGSVPHQFIPSVEKGVRAQLKRGLADGHPVVDVRVTLVDGKAHSVDSSDAAFQTAGALALREAAAASRIALLEPLDAVAITLPDEHLGTVLGDLSSRRGRVLGTESGEGGRTVINAEVPAAELLRYAIDLRSLTSGTATFTRVHARFEPLPEGAAVPM, encoded by the coding sequence ATGGCCGACAAACAGAGCAGGAGTACCGACACCGGGGCCGCCGTCGCTGTGGCCGACCCCGCCCAGGTACGCAACGTCGTGCTAGTGGGGCCCTCGGGGTCCGGGAAGACCACGCTGACCGAGGCGTTGCTCGCGGCGTCGGGCACGGTCCAGCGCGCCGGCTCGGTCGTCGAGGGCACCACAGTGTGCGACCACGACCCGGCCGCCGTGCGCCAGCAGCGGTCCGTCGGGCTGTCGGTGGCGCCCGTGCTGCACCAGGGCCACAAGATCAACCTCATCGACACCCCGGGATACGCCGATTTCGTCGGCGAACTGCGCGCGGGGCTGCGCGCCGCCGACGCCGCGCTGTTCGTGGTGTGCGCGGCCGAAGGCGTCGATGCCGCGACGGTCGCCGTGTGGGAGGAGTGCGCGTCGGTCGGGATGCCCCGGGCCGTGATCGTCTCCCGCCTCGACCACCACCGGGCCGACGCGCTCGCGGAGATCGCCGCCTGTCAGGCCGCGTTCGGCGCGGGCGTGCTGCCGCTTTACCTGCCGGCCCGCGACGGGCTGGTCGGCCTCATCACCCAGCGCTACTTCGACTACTCCGCCGGCTACCCGCCGCGGATCGGCGAACCCGATCCGGCCGACCTCGCCGGGCTGGAGGAGGCCCGCAACGAGCTCATCGAGGGCATCATCGCCGAGAGCGAGGACGAGACCCTCATGGAGCGTTACCTCGGCGGCGAGGAGATCTCCGAGGACACGCTCATCGCCGACCTCGAGACAGCGGTGGCGCGCGGGTCGTTCCACCCCGTCATCCCCGTGTGCGCCACCAGCGGCATCGGGCTCGCGGAGGTGCTCGACGGGATCGTGCGCGCGTTCCCGTCGCCGCTGGAACACACGCCGCCGGGCGTCACGACTCCCGACGGCGGCCCGCACGGCGACCTGACGGCCGACCCAGAGGGGCCGCTCGCCGCGGAGGTCGTGCGCACGGCCGCGGACTCCTACGTCGGCCGCGTGTCGCTCGTCCGAGTGTTCTCGGGAACGCTGCGGCCGGAGAACGCGGTGCACGTGTCCGGCCACGGCCTCGCCGAGCGGGGGCACGAGGACCACGACGCCGACGAACGCGTGGCCCACCTGTACTCGCCGCTCGGCTCCTCGCTGCGCGAAGTTCCCTACTGCGTGGCAGGCGATCTGTGCGCGCTGACCAAGGTCGGCTCGGCCGAAACGGGCGACACCGTCTCGTCGCCGGACGACCCGCTGGTGATGAAACCGTGGCGCATGCCCGAGCCGCTCCTGCCGGTCGCCATCATCGCGAAGACCCGCAGCGACGAGGACACGCTCTCCCGCAACCTTTCGCGCCTCGTGGCCGGCGACCCGACGCTGCGGCTCGACCGCAACGCCGAAACCGGCCAGCTCGTGCTCTGGTGCATGGGCGAGGCGCACGCCGACGTCGTCCTGTCCCGGCTGCGCGCCGGCGGCGCCGACGTCGACACCGAACCGGTGCGCATCAGCCTGCGCGCCACCTTCAGCAGGCCCGCCCGCGGGCACGGCCGCCACGTGAAGCAGTCCGGCGGCCACGGCCAGTTCGCCGTGTGCGACATCGAAGTGGAACCGTTGCCGCGTGGCAGCGGTTTCGAGTTCGTGGACAAGGTCGTCGGCGGCTCGGTGCCGCACCAGTTCATCCCGAGTGTCGAGAAGGGCGTACGCGCGCAGCTCAAGCGCGGGCTCGCGGACGGGCACCCGGTCGTCGACGTGCGAGTGACGCTCGTGGACGGCAAGGCCCACAGCGTCGACTCGTCGGACGCGGCGTTCCAGACCGCCGGGGCGCTCGCCCTGCGGGAAGCCGCCGCCGCCAGCCGGATCGCCTTGCTGGAACCCCTGGACGCCGTCGCCATCACGCTCCCGGACGAGCACCTGGGCACCGTCCTCGGGGATCTGTCGTCACGGCGCGGGCGGGTCCTCGGCACCGAGTCGGGCGAGGGCGGCCGGACGGTCATCAATGCCGAGGTGCCCGCAGCGGAACTCCTGCGGTATGCGATCGACCTGCGCTCGCTGACGTCGGGCACGGCCACGTTCACCCGCGTCCACGCCCGGTTCGAACCACTGCCGGAAGGAGCGGCGGTGCCCATGTGA
- a CDS encoding FAD-binding oxidoreductase — MTISRRTFLRVSGAAVPVAAGLGATTPDTAPGRWAALRRRLSGALLVPGDAGYEAARHGYFTLYDHHPAAIARCGREADVQACVDFAAQHGIPVAARSGGHSYVGYSTVDGGLVVDVGRLDGIRVLGHGRAVVGAGARLGPVYQALGSAGRALAAGTCPTVGIAGLTLGGGVGVLGRKLGLTCDQLESARVVTADGVARTVSAHQYADLFWALRGGGGGNFGIVTSFTFRTAEAPNLTSFSLQFPPETTATLLAEWQDWQPRMPDELWSDLGLGATAANFGGCFVGPRSRLKPILDDFVRRVGAAPQKREEPETDFLGAMRYFAACTDLAGSACGPGWGGGAGKIGTAAYVATSRMLMRPAKDPAAVLELLSEDPDSYTIVDGGGGAIARGDSAFPHRRALASFQFIHGLEHATETAARRAIGRIRDGLGPEFGTTGYVNYLDPEMPDWGQAYYGGNLPRLRALARRYDPDRVFAFPQGVTPA, encoded by the coding sequence ATGACGATCAGCAGGCGCACGTTCCTGCGGGTGTCCGGGGCGGCGGTACCGGTGGCGGCGGGCCTGGGGGCCACCACTCCGGACACCGCGCCGGGCCGGTGGGCGGCCCTTCGGCGGCGGCTTTCGGGGGCGTTGCTGGTGCCCGGCGACGCGGGGTACGAGGCCGCTCGCCACGGCTATTTCACGCTGTACGACCACCACCCGGCGGCGATCGCCCGTTGCGGGCGCGAGGCGGACGTGCAGGCGTGCGTGGACTTCGCGGCGCAGCACGGCATCCCGGTGGCCGCACGCTCGGGCGGGCACAGCTACGTCGGGTACTCCACTGTGGACGGCGGCCTGGTGGTGGACGTCGGGCGGCTCGACGGGATCCGGGTCCTCGGCCACGGACGGGCCGTGGTGGGTGCGGGCGCGCGGCTGGGTCCGGTGTACCAGGCGCTGGGGTCCGCGGGGCGGGCGCTGGCGGCGGGCACGTGCCCGACGGTCGGCATCGCCGGGCTGACGCTCGGCGGGGGAGTCGGCGTGCTGGGCCGCAAGCTCGGGCTCACGTGCGACCAGCTCGAGTCGGCGCGGGTCGTGACGGCCGACGGCGTGGCGCGCACCGTGTCGGCGCACCAGTACGCGGACCTGTTCTGGGCGTTGCGCGGCGGTGGGGGCGGCAACTTCGGCATCGTCACGTCGTTCACCTTCCGGACCGCCGAGGCGCCGAATCTCACGTCGTTCAGTCTGCAGTTCCCGCCCGAGACGACCGCGACGCTGCTCGCCGAGTGGCAGGACTGGCAGCCGCGGATGCCCGACGAGCTCTGGTCCGACCTCGGGCTCGGCGCCACGGCAGCGAACTTCGGCGGCTGCTTCGTGGGTCCGCGCAGCCGGCTGAAGCCGATCCTCGACGACTTCGTCCGCCGGGTGGGCGCGGCACCGCAGAAGCGTGAGGAGCCGGAGACCGATTTCCTCGGCGCGATGCGGTACTTCGCCGCCTGCACGGACCTCGCGGGTTCGGCGTGCGGCCCCGGCTGGGGCGGCGGCGCCGGCAAGATCGGGACCGCGGCGTACGTGGCGACCTCGCGGATGCTGATGCGCCCGGCGAAGGATCCGGCCGCGGTCCTCGAGCTGCTGAGCGAGGACCCGGATTCTTACACGATCGTGGACGGTGGTGGCGGCGCGATCGCGCGTGGTGACTCTGCTTTCCCGCACCGCCGGGCGCTCGCGAGCTTCCAGTTCATCCACGGGCTGGAGCACGCGACCGAAACCGCGGCGCGGCGCGCGATCGGGCGAATTCGCGACGGGCTCGGGCCGGAATTCGGCACCACCGGTTACGTCAACTACCTCGATCCGGAAATGCCCGACTGGGGTCAGGCCTATTACGGCGGGAACCTGCCCCGGCTGCGTGCCCTCGCGCGGCGCTACGACCCGGACCGCGTGTTCGCCTTCCCCCAAGGGGTAACCCCGGCCTGA
- a CDS encoding XdhC family protein — translation MTVEPDACAVAHGAPEANPDARTLVAVFASPVARYLLTYAADLGYHTVLFEPDAARATDVRSACDIRTAMPSVDKTADVVVTDHHRTELGPVLRDALAQDARWIGVLGNPRHEGPHVSALTALGVPAVDIARVHRPVGLNIGSRKPAEIAVAVLAGLLADRNDKPGGFEF, via the coding sequence ATGACCGTCGAACCGGATGCCTGCGCCGTCGCCCACGGTGCTCCCGAAGCGAACCCCGACGCGCGGACCCTGGTCGCCGTGTTCGCGTCGCCGGTGGCCCGGTACCTGCTGACCTACGCCGCCGACCTGGGCTACCACACCGTGCTGTTCGAGCCGGACGCCGCGCGCGCCACCGACGTGCGGTCCGCGTGCGACATCCGCACCGCGATGCCGTCGGTCGACAAGACCGCGGACGTCGTGGTGACGGACCACCACCGCACCGAGCTGGGCCCGGTGCTGCGCGACGCGCTCGCGCAGGACGCCCGCTGGATCGGTGTGCTGGGCAACCCGCGGCACGAAGGGCCGCACGTGTCGGCGCTGACGGCTCTGGGCGTGCCGGCAGTGGACATCGCGCGGGTGCACCGCCCGGTGGGGCTGAACATCGGCTCGCGCAAGCCGGCGGAGATCGCCGTTGCCGTGCTGGCCGGCCTCCTCGCCGACCGCAACGACAAGCCGGGCGGCTTCGAGTTCTGA